A DNA window from Malus domestica chromosome 12, GDT2T_hap1 contains the following coding sequences:
- the LOC103451150 gene encoding CRIB domain-containing protein RIC4 isoform X2, which produces MRERMERFVLLPFAIGCISESSVAVGGVQRQPPRTSKPDTNPSPIRTKEAEEEEDEADRLSGESMKNSFRSLALPKPNISTGVHRLFKGFKNFSQLFVYKDDMEEEVLEMGMEIGCPTDVKHVTHIGWDASASAASATIDPVRGWDNLVSPDLLSVSPLSWRQFELSVPSQAEAAVPPLVHGSSS; this is translated from the exons atgagagaaagaatGGAAAGATTCGTTCTTCTTCCCTTTGCCATCGGTTGCATTTCTGAATCGAGCGTTGCTGTTGGCGGTGTGCAGCGGCAGCCGCCCAGAACATCAAAACCGGACACAAATCCGTCTCCAATAA GAACAAAAGAAgctgaagaggaagaagatgaagcagaTAGATTATCCGGCGAAAGCATGAAGAACTCGTTTAGATCCCTGGCTCTTCCAAAACCAAACATATCAACCGGTGTTCATAGGCTCTTCAAGGGTTTCAAGAACTTCTCTCAGTTATTTG TTTACAAGGATGATATGGAAGAAGAAGTGCTGGAAATGGGTATGGAAATAGGGTGTCCTACAGATGTGAAGCATGTGACACACATAGGTTGGGACGCTTCTGCTTCCGCTGCCTCTGCAACAATTGATCCTGTTAGGGGCTGGGATAATCTCGTATCGCCTGATCTGCTCTCTGTTTCCCCTCTTTCTTGGAGGCAATTTGAGCTCTCTGTGCCGTCACAAGCTGAAGCTGCAGTACCACCTCTTGTTCATGGCTCTTCTTCTTAA
- the LOC103451150 gene encoding CRIB domain-containing protein RIC4 isoform X1: MRERMERFVLLPFAIGCISESSVAVGGVQRQPPRTSKPDTNPSPIRTKEAEEEEDEADRLSGESMKNSFRSLALPKPNISTGVHRLFKGFKNFSQLFGRFELGCMGKHIYSSQYSYSHVSSSLSLITLVVIFLIVYKDDMEEEVLEMGMEIGCPTDVKHVTHIGWDASASAASATIDPVRGWDNLVSPDLLSVSPLSWRQFELSVPSQAEAAVPPLVHGSSS, from the exons atgagagaaagaatGGAAAGATTCGTTCTTCTTCCCTTTGCCATCGGTTGCATTTCTGAATCGAGCGTTGCTGTTGGCGGTGTGCAGCGGCAGCCGCCCAGAACATCAAAACCGGACACAAATCCGTCTCCAATAA GAACAAAAGAAgctgaagaggaagaagatgaagcagaTAGATTATCCGGCGAAAGCATGAAGAACTCGTTTAGATCCCTGGCTCTTCCAAAACCAAACATATCAACCGGTGTTCATAGGCTCTTCAAGGGTTTCAAGAACTTCTCTCAGTTATTTG GGAGATTCGAACTCGGATGCATGGGGAAGCACATCTACTCTAGTCAATATAGCTACTCCCACGTCAGCTCTAGTTTATCTCTGATTACTCTTGTGGTGATTTTCTTGATAGTTTACAAGGATGATATGGAAGAAGAAGTGCTGGAAATGGGTATGGAAATAGGGTGTCCTACAGATGTGAAGCATGTGACACACATAGGTTGGGACGCTTCTGCTTCCGCTGCCTCTGCAACAATTGATCCTGTTAGGGGCTGGGATAATCTCGTATCGCCTGATCTGCTCTCTGTTTCCCCTCTTTCTTGGAGGCAATTTGAGCTCTCTGTGCCGTCACAAGCTGAAGCTGCAGTACCACCTCTTGTTCATGGCTCTTCTTCTTAA
- the LOC103451149 gene encoding photosystem I reaction center subunit XI, chloroplastic-like: MASASPMASQLKSNFTSPITTRPALLSPKGLSASPLKLFPSKRLSSFSIKAVQSDKQNFQVIQPINGDPFIGSLETPVTSSPLIAWYLSNLPAYRTAVSPLLRGIEVGLAHGFLLVGPFVKTGPLRNTPYAGGAGSLAAAGLVVILTLCLTIYGISSFKEGEPSSAPALTLTGRKKEPDQLQTAEGWSKFTGGFFFGGISGVTWAYFLLYVVNLPYFFK; this comes from the exons ATGGCCTCAGCTTCTCCAATGGCTAGCCAACTTAAATCCAACTTCACTTCTCCAATCACCACCAGACCTGCCTTGCTTTCTCCCAAAGGCCTCTCTGCCTCCCCACTCAAGCTCTTCCCTTCCAAGAGACTCTCTTCCTTCTCCATCAAGGCTGTCCAATCTGACAAG CAAAATTTCCAAGTGATTCAACCCATCAACGGTGATCCTTTCATTGGAAGCTTGGAGACTCCAGTGACATCAAGCCCTTTGATTGCCTGGTACTTGTCCAACCTCCCAGCCTACAGGACAGCAGTCAGCCCACTTCTCAGGGGTATTGAGGTGGGTCTGGCCCACGGTTTCCTTCTGGTAGGCCCATTTGTCAAGACTGGCCCATTGAGGAACACTCCCTATGCCGGAGGAGCTGGCTCCTTGGCTGCTGCTGGTCTTGTGGTCATCCTAACCCTTTGCTTGACAATCTATGGAATTTCCTCCTTCAAGGAAGGAGAGCCGTCCTCCGCGCCCGCTTTGACATTGACCGGCCGAAAGAAGGAGCCCGATCAGCTCCAAACCGCCGAGGGGTGGTCCAAATTCACCGGCGGGTTCTTCTTCGGTGGCATTTCGGGTGTCACTTGGGCCTACTTCCTCCTCTATGTTGTAAACCTTCCTTACTTCTTCAAGTAG
- the LOC103451148 gene encoding inositol diphosphatase DSP3-like: protein MKNDGDDDVLEPPINFSMVEDGIFRSGFPQPSNFPFLKSLNLRSIIYLCPEPYPEANLEFLRSQNIRLLQFGIEGKTEPSVSILKDTILEALKILIDGRNHPVLIHCKRGKHRTGCLVGCLRKFQNWCLSSVFEEYQRFAGVKSRPTDLRFIQGFDIMLLKQCLYSIIYQYQGYGSNKRRLLYREENLQKPQTMKV, encoded by the exons ATGAAGAACGACGGGGACGACGACGTTTTGGAACCGCCCATCAATTTCTCGATGGTGGAGGATGGCATTTTCAGATCCGGCTTCCCGCAGCCGTCCAATTTTCCTTTCCTCAAATCGCTTAATCTCCGATCAATCAT ATATTTGTGTCCTGAGCCGTACCCAGAGGCGAATTTGGAGTTTCTTCGGTCTCAAAATATTCGGCTACTCCAGTTTGGAATTGAGGGAAAGACG GAGCCTTCTGTATCTATTCTTAAGGATACCATCTTGGAGGCTCTGAAAATCCTTATTG ATGGGAGAAATCATCCAGTTTTGATCCACTGCAAGCGTGGAAAG CATCGGACGGGTTGTCTTGTTGGTTGCCTACGAAAATTTCAGAATTGGTGTTTGTCTTCTGTGTTTGAGGAGTACCAGCGTTTTGCCGGCGTGAAATCTAGACCAACAGATTTGAGATTTATACAAGGATTTGACATAATGCTGCTGAAGCAGTGCCTGTACAGCATTATCTACCAGTATCAAGGTTACGGTTCAAACAAGAGAAGGTTGTTATACAGAGAAGAGAATTTACAGAAGCCCCAAACCATGAAAGTTTAA
- the LOC103451147 gene encoding protein METHYLENE BLUE SENSITIVITY 1-like — protein sequence MTGKAKPKKHTAKEIAAKIDAATTNRGGGKAGIADRTGQEKGGHAKMECPHCKITAPDVKSIKIHHEARHPKIPFEEEKVVNRHASTSTQPEPVKDANKPRPGVRGSLKK from the coding sequence ATGACAGGCAAAGCCAAGCCCAAGAAGCACACGGCCAAGGAGATCGCCGCCAAGATCGATGCTGCCACGACGAACCGCGGCGGCGGGAAGGCTGGTATAGCTGACCGGACCGGACAAGAGAAGGGAGGACACGCGAAGATGGAGTGCCCGCACTGCAAGATCACGGCGCCAGACGTAAAGTCGATCAAGATTCACCACGAGGCTCGTCATCCGAAGATCCCGTTCGAGGAGGAGAAAGTTGTAAACCGCCACGCCAGCACCAGCACCCAGCCGGAGCCGGTCAAGGACGCTAACAAGCCACGCCCCGGCGTCCGTGGAAGCCTGAAGAAGTGA